A window of the Brassica oleracea var. oleracea cultivar TO1000 chromosome C1, BOL, whole genome shotgun sequence genome harbors these coding sequences:
- the LOC106303371 gene encoding putative F-box only protein 15: MDSSKRSWSLSTLPPELIEEILYRAPPESLIRAKPTCKEWYSLITSKRFIYNHLDRSRKRFVRTVGTVQILDPVTRTRSETPLPKEFQRPYGVRTMVHCDGLLLCMCGYFNYRNTNLALWNPVLKKITWMKPSTCFTTSDYYGIGYEIKKSRYEYKILRFTDHRYDHNVTYDEDGPEVEVYECKTNSWRTLDTEVDWQVDLSCKGAAVMGNMYWVASKDDEQYILGFDFSVERFKDVCFCPPPAFNNYLACFDGDRLSLLQKDEEEPWHIVVWLTNKLADVDVLFTKYFIVSRSDVPALLDHTDMANPVYFIGKHKRIIAWCEREVFGGDDEIPPTCIIFNEVDEGGVRTQLETERHCGYGYFGTFFCGYVYVPSLLPLPV, translated from the coding sequence ATGGATTCTTCAAAGCGTTCCTGGTCGTTGTCGACGCTGCCACCGGAGTTAATAGAAGAAATACTCTACAGGGCTCCGCCTGAATCTCTGATCCGAGCAAAACCGACGTGCAAGGAATGGTACTCTCTCATCACCAGCAAGAGATTCATCTACAATCACCTCGATCGCTCTCGCAAAAGATTCGTAAGAACCGTTGGTACGGTGCAAATCTTGGATCCGGTGACAAGAACACGCTCAGAGACACCACTCCCAAAAGAGTTCCAACGTCCATATGGTGTAAGAACGATGGTTCACTGCGATGGGCTCTTGCTCTGTATGTGTGGTTACTTTAATTACAGAAACACCAACCTCGCACTTTGGAATCCCGTTTTGAAGAAAATCACATGGATGAAACCCTCGACGTGTTTCACAACATCTGATTACTACGGAATTGGATACGAAATCAAGAAGTCTCGTTATGAGTACAAGATCCTGAGGTTTACTGATCACCGCTATGATCATAATGTTACGTATGATGAAGATGGACCGGAGGTTGAGGTATACGAGTGCAAGACTAACTCCTGGAGAACTCTTGACACCGAGGTTGATTGGCAAGTAGACCTCTCGTGCAAAGGTGCGGCTGTGATGGGGAACATGTACTGGGTTGCTAGTAAAGATGATGAACAATATATTCTAGGTTTCGATTTCTCTGTTGAGAGATTCAAGGACGTATGCTTTTGTCCTCCTCCCGCTTTCAATAATTATCTAGCTTGTTTCGATGGAGATAGGTTGTCTTTGCTACAGAAAGATGAAGAAGAACCATGGCATATTGTGGTGTGGCTTACAAACAAGTTGGCTGATGTGGATGTCTTGTTCACCAAGTATTTCATTGTGTCACGATCAGATGTTCCGGCGTTACTGGACCATACAGATATGGCTAATCCGGTATACTTCATTGGCAAGCATAAACGTATCATAGCATGGTGCGAGCGAGAGGTATTTGGAGGTGATGATGAGATTCCTCCTACTTGCATCATTTTTAATGAAGTCGATGAGGGTGGGGTAAGAACACAACTTGAGACAGAACGACACTGCGGGTATGGCTATTTTGGGACTTTCTTTTGTGGCTATGTGTACGTTCCAAGTCTGCTCCCTCTTCCTGTATAA
- the LOC106300776 gene encoding putative F-box only protein 15 → MASSQRSWSLSSLPLDMIEEIFHRTPAESLLRSKPTRKKWYDLIKNKRFIYEHLRRSPGRSRRTDERRFLRIDKTVQIMEPVTRTRSEKPIPHELQPLENIKAMVHCDGLMLCMCSDMESRIVHLALWNPLTRHITLIQPSTRFTTSDYYGIGHGVNKYRDGYKILRFSDRRYDNHHHHHHSEVDFEIYYCETSSWRTLDDAKVDWNVDFTCHGVSVMGNMYWLAHRDVEEEEELESCILGFDFTAEKFMDVCFCPPIFDYNYLSCFGGDRLSLLQQNNDEPSLIEVWVSSKLADDGGDVSFTKYFSVVSPDLPWLHIERSENASHPVYYIAKNKRIIAWCEGLMDDGDRLPVWIILYEIDEGGVRNQLETERHYENDYVGTFLCGYVYVPSLVPLP, encoded by the coding sequence ATGGCGTCATCACAGCGTTCATGGTCGTTGTCATCGCTGCCGCTCGATATGATAGAAGAAATATTCCACAGAACTCCGGCTGAATCTCTACTCCGATCTAAACCGACGCGCAAGAAATGGTACGATCTCATCAAGAACAAGAGGTTCATCTACGAACACTTGCGTCGCTCCCCGGGAAGATCCCGTAGAACCGATGAGAGACGATTCCTAAGAATCGACAAGACGGTACAAATCATGGAACCGGTGACAAGAACACGCTCAGAGAAACCGATCCCACACGAGCTCCAACCACTAGAAAACATCAAAGCCATGGTTCACTGCGACGGACTCATGTTGTGTATGTGCAGCGACATGGAATCAAGAATCGTCCACCTCGCTCTTTGGAACCCCCTCACGAGGCATATCACACTGATCCAGCCCTCGACACGTTTCACGACTTCTGATTACTACGGGATTGGACACGGCGTTAACAAGTATCGAGATGGTTACAAGATCCTTAGGTTTTCTGATCGCCGTTACGATAATCATCATCATCATCATCATTCTGAAGTGGATTTTGAGATTTATTACTGCGAGACGAGTTCTTGGAGAACCCTCGATGATGCCAAGGTTGATTGGAATGTGGATTTCACGTGCCATGGTGTGTCTGTTATGGGGAACATGTACTGGCTTGCTCATAGGGATGTTGAGGAGGAGGAGGAGCTCGAAAGCTGTATTCTAGGTTTCGATTTCACCGCTGAGAAATTCATGGACGTATGCTTTTGTCCTCCCATTTTTGATTACAACTACTTGAGCTGTTTCGGTGGAGATAGATTGTCTTTGCTACAACAAAATAACGACGAGCCAAGTCTTATTGAGGTGTGGGTTTCAAGCAAGTTGGCTGATGATGGGGGTGATGTCTCGTTTACAAAATATTTCAGTGTGGTCAGCCCTGATCTTCCATGGTTACATATCGAAAGATCAGAAAATGCTAGTCATCCGGTGTACTACATTGCCAAGAACAAACGTATCATAGCATGGTGCGAGGGACTGATGGATGACGGTGATAGACTCCCTGTTTGGATCATTCTCTATGAAATTGATGAGGGTGGTGTAAGAAATCAACTTGAGACAGAGCGACATTACGAGAATGACTATGTTGGCACCTTCCTTTGTGGTTACGTGTATGTTCCAAGTCTAGTCCCTCTTCCATGA